In the genome of Sporocytophaga myxococcoides DSM 11118, the window AAGTCTGCTGAGAAGAAAGACGAATCGATATTATCACAAATACTTAATCTTGACAACCCTAAACAGGAGCCCGTTAAGATTACCGAACCCAAAATTGAATCCCAAGCTAAGGAACAAGAACCTGTAAAAAAACAAGTTCCTGTCCTATCTCCTGCAAAAGCCGTTTCTTCTGCAAAACCAAAAGAGAAAAAACCTACCTTCTTTGAAAGAAATCCGGACATTGAAAAATTTATCGGTGAAAATCTCATCAATAAAATTGGTATTGCCATACTAGTTTTAGGAATTGGATTTTTTGTAAAATATGCAATAGACCAAAACTGGATACATGAAATCGGTAGAGTATTTATAGGAATACTTTGTGGAGGAATATTGCTAGGACTTGCACATAAAATGCGTAAGACATTTGCAGCCTTCAGCTCCGTACTGATAGGCGGAGGAATGTCTATATTTTACTTCACCATATCAATAGCATTCCATGAGTACAATTTATTCAGCCAGACAGCAGCATTCCTGATAATGGTTGTGATAACGGGATTTTCAGTACTATTTTCAATAACCTATAACAGAAAAGAACTAGCAGTACTTGCTATTATAGGAGGCTTTGCTTCTCCCTTCATGGTAAGCACAGGAGAAGGTAATTACATCATCCTTTTCACCTATATCATCACGTTAAATACCGGCATGCTGGTTTTGGCTTATTTTAAAGGCTGGAAGATTCTGAATATTATCTCTTACCTCTTCACTATAGTGCTTTATGGAGGCTGGCTGATAACCAAAGTAAAAGGTATTCCTGACGCGCCGTATACCGGCGCCATGGTATTTGCCACACTCTTTTATCTGATATTCTTCCTTATGAATATCATTAATAATATAAAAGAAAATAAAAAATTCGCAGCAATAGATATCAGTATCTTATTGAGCAATACATTCCTTTATTACACAGCTGGTATGATCATACTTGCCAATATTAAAGGAGGAATGTTCCAGGGATTATTCACAGCAGTGATCGCAATTTTCAATTTTATTTTTGCATTCACATTGTATAAAACCAAAAAAGCCGACACTAACCTTATTTATTTACTTATAGGTCTTGTCCTTACATTCCTAAGTCTTGCTGCTCCTGTTCAGTTGGAAGGGAACTATATTACACTATTCTGGTCTGCTGAAGCAGTGCTTCTGTTATGGCTATCTCAAAAATCGGGGATAACACTTATTAAAGTAGGATCTTTAGCTGTAACTGTTCTTATGCTTGTAAGTCTGATAATGGACTGGATAAGCATCTATGACCGAAATTTTTCTGAAACAATCATTTTAAACAAAGGATTTATCACAAGTATTATAGCTCTTACTTCTCTAATCCTTACAAGATTATTACTAAAGAAAGAAACTGCGACAAGTATAATTTTCCTTCCGGTTAAATATTATGACAAAGCACTGGGCACTATATTTCTGACTTTATTATATTTTGCAGGTTTCCTTGAACTTCATTATCAATTATTAAACCACATATCAATTGGCAGCTTGAGGGCTATCATTACCGGGAGCTATAATTTCATGTTTGTACTTTCCCTCTTGCTATTAGACCAAAAAGACACATCAAGGGTATCGATGATCAGGACACTCGTTCTGGGATTATTGTCAAGCATCTTCTACATGACTTATTATCATCAAGAAATCATCAAACTGAGAGAAGCGTATCTGATAGCTCAAAGTACAACTTTCCTCAGCTTTACTTACCAATACATTGACACATTGCTGTTCACAGGCATATTAGTTTTAATGTACCGAAAAGTCAAATCTGTGTTTGGCTTTAAAGTGATTACTGGAAAGCTCTTCCTATGGTATCTTTCATTTGTTGCACTTTTCATTCTAAGCAGTGAACTGGACCATGTTGTACTTTTCATTTTCTATAAAGAAATGCAAGGAGCGAGCTATATAATCAGTCAGAACCACAAAATAGGATATCCTATCCTGTGGGGCTTGAGCTCCCTTGTATTTATGGTTCTTGGGATGAAGAAAAAAAGAAAGGAACTCCGTATTATTTCTCTGACAACATTCTTTATCACTCTGCTTAAGTTATTTATATTCGACTTAAGAGGTATTTCAGAAGGAGGGAAAATTGCCTCATTTATCTGTCTGGGAGTTCTATTATTAGTAATTTCATTTATGTATCAAAAGCTTAAAAAGCTAATCATAGATGATGAAACAACTATTGCTTCATAATTAAATATGAAAAAATTATTTTTGTATAACATACTATTCTTCTTTATTGCTACATGCTCTTATGGACAAGCATTTAAGAAGAAGGCTTTATTAAGTAAAGTAAACGAAAGCAGGTTCTATAAAATTCCGATAACTCCTGATATCGTGACTCATCTTAATGATGATCTTTCGGATATAAGAATTTATGATAATACCCAAAAGGAGATTCCTTATATTTTAAGCAGAGAAGTACCTCTTCAGGTACATCAGATATTCAAAGAATACAACATCAAAGAATTCAGATCACAATCAAAATGTTGTTCCAGACTGATACTTCAGAATGCTGCAAAAAACAAAATTGATAACATTAGCCTGATCATTAAAAATTCTGATGTAAGGAAGAATGCAAAGCTTAGCGGTAGCAGTGACAATAAACACTGGTATATCATCAAGAACGACTATTATCTTGAATCCTATCCATCACTGAATAATACTTCAGAAGTTAAACTTCTTAACTTTCCTTTGTTAGATTATGAGTACTACATGCTTGAAATCGGAGATTCAGGTAGCGCTCCTCTTAACATATTAAAAGCTGGATATTATGACACCTATATAGAAAAAGGAAAGTTTACAGAACTTCCCAAGGCCCATGTACATAGGAAAGACAGCTCTGATAAGAAAAGTTATATTTCTATCTCTTTTCCTTCAGCTCAGTTGATAGATAAAGTAAAAATTGCTGCATTAGAGCCTCATTATTACTTCAGAAACGCGGCAATATGCACCACCTATTACGAAAAAGGAAAGAAACATTATAACACTATCACTACTACTACTCTCCGCTCAAACAGCGATAACACCATTGAATTGGACCATCTGAAAGTTAAAGATTTCCAACTGATTATTGATAACCAAGACAACCAGCCATTAAAAATAAAAAGCATAGAAAGCTATCAACTTGTATATTACATGACTGCTATGCTTGAGAGAGGAAAATCGTATACAATTCAATTCGGAGATAAAAATTTATCTTATCCTCAATATGATCTAGGTTATTTTAAAGACAGCATTCCGGAAAATCTGAGTATTATAAAAGCCGGAGCCATCCTTGATATTCCCCAACAAATCGAAAAACCTGAGAAAACATTTTTCTCTTCAATGCTTTGGGTCTGGATTTCCATATTTCTTATAATGTCAGGTCTTGGGTATATGTCTTATAAAATGATAAAAGAAATGAAAACCAAGCAAACGACTGACACCTAATGTCATCTATTCTGAAAATACAATATATATGAAGTTGATTTTATATTTTTCCCAAAAATATTATCTTCAATCTAATCGTTACTCCCTAAAATATGCACCTAATGACAAGACCAATCAACATCCTTATTTTGCTATTTTTAATTATAACAAGAACTTCTTTGGCACAGACAGCAGGGATAGTAGAAGAAGATCATTTTGACAATAACGAAACAGGATGGCGGCTTCCTAATGGACCAACAGATCAATCAGATATTAGAGGTGGCAAATTGGTATGGCAACACAACGACCCTGCTGGCGGTAGCATCAATAACTACTTTAATCTGCTCAATACCTCAGCAAACTTTTCAGCAGAAGCCAAATTTGGTATACGAAAGCCCGGAAGCGAATATGGTCTCATGATTGGTACAGATCAGGAGAACGCTTTATACTTCAATGTCAAAAACCTTCAATACCGAATACTTGAAGTCAAAAAAGGAAAGCCCACCCTTATCAAGGAATTTACTACCTCATTAAAAATAAAGGTTGATAATAACATCTTAAAAATAGAGAAGAGTGGCTCTACCGTCCGTTTTCTTGCAAATGACCATGTGCTGACTGAGATCAATTATCCAGCTCTTACAGGGAAAGCTGTAGGCTTTGCAGCATGGGGAACATCCTCTTTTGATGTGGATGATTTTTTCATCAAAGGAACAAAACTTAAAATCAATACTGCCCCTAATCTAAGCTATAGCTCTCCTGCTGAAAATCTTGGAGCTGGTGTAAACACTGCGTATGGTGAGTTAACACCAGTTGTGACACCTGATGGTAACGGATTATATTTCACAAGAAACTATTCGCCTGAGAACAAAGGTGGTGCAGGTGATTACCAGGACGTGTATTATTCAAGCTTTCAAAATGGTAAATGGGGCAAAGCTGTAAATGTGGGAGTTCCTATTAATAACGACGGTCCAAATGCTGTATCTTCCGTAAGCCCAGACGGCAATACTGTTCTGTTGATGAATACTTACGACTCCAAAGGTGCAGCCCAGGGAATGGGATTATCCATGTCAAATAAAACCAAAAATGGATGGAGTATGCCTACCAGAGTCAACGTAAGAAATTATTACAACAAAAGTACCTTCAACGAATATTTTTTAAGTAGTGATAAGAAAGTATTGCTAATGGCTCTGCAAAGAGATGAAACTTATGGATCAAGAGATATTTATGTTTCATTTCTGGAAAACGACAATACCTGGTCTGTACCTAAAAACATTGGTTCAGTTGTAAACACACCAGGTACGGAACTATCGCCCTTCCTGGCAGCAGACGGTGTTACTTTGTACTTCAGCAGCACAGGACACCCGGGATATGGGAAGAATGATATATTCGTATCAAGAAGACTTGACAATACCTGGACTAACTGGTCTGTTCCACAAAATATAGGTTTGCCTGTAAATTCAAAAGGCATGGATGCTTATTACAGCATTCCTGCATCCGGCGAGTATGCTTATTTTATTTCTGAAGAAAAAGCAACAGGTAAAAGTGACATCTTCAGAATAAAGCTTCCAGGCCCTGTAAAGCCTAACCCACTGATACTTATTTATGGAAAGGTGCTTAACAGCAAGACCAAGGAACCTATTGAAACCGGTATTACATACAGAGATCTTGACGACGATAAGGAAGCTGGTATAGCAAGCTCAGATCCACATAATGGAGATTATAAAATAGCATTGCCATATAATCAGGTTTATTCCTTTTTTGCCGAACATCCCGGTTTTTATTCAGTGCGTGACACCATCAGCGTCCCTAACATCAGTGAGTATATGGAGATAGAGCGTAATATCTATCTTACTCCACTTGAAGTTGGTGAAGACATTCCATTGAAAAACGTCTTCTTCGTAAGAAGCGAACCAAAGTTACTGCCAATATCTTACCCTGAGTTAAATAGACTTGCAAATCTGCTTATTGAAAATCCAACGATAGAGATTGAACTTTCCGGACATACAGACAATATGGGTGATCCGGATAAAAATGTAACGCTTTCAGAACAAAGGGTTGAAACTGTGAAAAATTATCTTATTTCAAAAGGTATTTCAGGAGACCGAATATCAGGGAAAGGTTACGGAGGTGCCAAGCCTATAGCAGACAATACAAAGGAGGAAACCCGAAAATTGAACAGAAGAGTTGAGTTTAAAATTGTTAAGTTTTAAATAAGGACAAAGCGAAAAGTGGAACATTCTAACTTTAAACTTTAAGCTTTCAGCTTTAAGCCTATCTGTAAACTTTTAGCTTCAAATTCATTGTTACTTTTTATGAAGAAGGACCAAAAGGAAAGAGATATGATAAATGAACTATTTGAGAAGTTAAAGGATATCAGATCTGACGTCTGTGTTACGATTATTTTAAATACGCATCGAACACACCCTGATAATAAAAAAGATCCCATCCAGCTTAAAAACCTTATTAATGAAGCAGAGGAAAGACTCTCTGCTTATAATGATAAAAAGCTAACCCAAAATATCATTGATAAATTAAATCAACTTTCGGTAACCTTAAATCATAGCTACCATAACAAAGAAAGTCTGGTAATTTTCGCAAACAATGATATTTTGGAATACACTCGTTTACCAATACATGTAGAAGATAGAGTAATTATAGATAATACATTTGCCACAAGAGATCTTATAAGGGCTCTTCATGAACAAGTTTCATATTATATCCTAGTTTTGAGCCATCAGGAAGCACGATTAATAGAAGCTTTCAATGATCAGGAAATTAATGAGAACGTTTCACCGTTTCCGGTAATAAATGACTCTCCGTTCCCTGAAAGCAAGCATGCTGCATCGATGTCAAAAGGACAAGAAAATATTACAGAAGAGTTTTTCAATAAAGTTGACAAAGAGGTTCAGAAGGTTTTAATAAACAATCCTAAACCTCTGATTTTGGCAACTGAAGAAAGAAACTATGTGCATTATATGAATGTTGCTGACAATAAATCTGCAATCTTAGGATATGTTACTATAGACAGGAATGAAGTAAAACCAAATCAGATTATAGCAAAAGCATGGCCTACTGTAAATGAGTTCCATAAAAATACATCAAGGGAAAGAATCAATGAACTTAAATCTGCTGTAGGAACTGGTAAATTCTTCAGTGACATTACAGAAATCTGGAATGCCATAGATCAGGGAAGAGGAAAAACATTATACGTTCAAAAAGGCCTTTTTCAGCCAGGCATTGTTGATAATGACGGCATTAAGTTAAAAGATCATAGTGCTCTCCATGAACCCGATGTTATTGATGACCTTATTGATGAAATGATTGAGAAAAATATCAGTAAGGGAGGCGAAACCGTATTTGTTGAAGAGGATGATCTGGATAAATTTCAAGGACTAGCTCTTGTTACCAGGTATTAGACTTTATTAAATGAAAGGAGAATATAATTTCTGAATTGAACTTATATTCTCCCTTAACTTAACCATAGTTTCATTAGCTTTTATTCAAGCAACCAGTTTATACAATCCTCTTCTGTTTCAAATGAACGAATAATAAGATTACCAACCTGCGCTTCTTTATTCACTTTATCTACAGTCACTTTAGCAAAAGGATCAGGAGCCTCCAATGCTGCAATTTTCTTCATCCCCTGATTTTCAATTTCAGGAAACCATTCAGTTATTAAATAATCCTGAACATCTTTTGTAAGTACTCTCAGATCTCTATGATCGCTCAGATGAACAGTAATTTTATTATTCCTGACATAATCAGTCATAAACCGACAACCTGTTTTAACCTGCCCCGGTTTTAGAAAGCCTTTCCATTTGGCATATATAATACCGTCATTTCGCTCCTTTATTTCACAGTAAGGAGCTTCAAAAAGTCTGTTTGAAACCATAGAAGTAATGAAGTTAAAATAAACGCCTTCAAGTCTCAAAAAGTTTTTACTAACTATTCATTTTTGACCAAACAAATAGATCTGCCGATCAAGAACAACTAACTTAAGGCCAACCCCAGGTCATAAGCCTTCTTGAGCCATTTTTCCCTTTTCGCGTTATCTGAAGTTTTTATTATTCCTATGGTAGTAACTTCGACGGGGGTTATTCCACAAAATTCCAAAGTACATCTTTTAAGTTGATTGATACTAGGTCTTCCGTAAACAAGTCTGTAATACCATCCAGGCTGATCCATAGTAGTAATGATTCTTGCAGTTTTACCGGTAAGTAATTTATTCCACCATATTGAATTTTCCTTAGGGCTGAAGGCCATCCCGGGAAGAAACAATCTGTCTATGAATCCTTTCATAAGAGATGGCATACCTCCCCACCAGACGGGGTGTATCCAGACAAGATGATCAGCCTGTTTAATAGTTTTCCATGCATCCTGAAGATCAGGCTCAAGCTCCATTCTTTTACTATATCCATATTGAAGGTTTGGATTAAAAGTAAGATCGCCAATAAAGATTTCAACCACATTAGCCCCTGCTTCTTTCACGCCTGACTTATAAGCATATGCGAGAGAAGCGTTAAAACTTTCCCTAAAAGGGTGCCCATTAATAATTACAACATTTTTCATATATACCGAAATGAGTTTCCGGTAAAAGTAGAATAAGAAAGAGAGGACAGAAAAGACAAATGTCTATTAAATCATTTCAGCTCTTAAACGACTTAAATGTCTTGGAGTGATACCAAGATAAGAAGCGAGATATTTGAGAGGAATCTGTTCTATATATTGAGGACGCGTAAGCAAAAGGTTTTCATACCGCTCCTTTGCACTTTCACGCTGATAAGAAAACACTCTTTTTTCCAGTTCAAGGTACTCCTTTTCAGCCATTAGCTTCGTAAACTTAAGCCAGTTTGTGCTGGTTTCTGAAATTTTGTCTATATCTTTTTTTTGCAACAAGAGTAGTCTGACAGGTGTAATTGCCTGAACATTCTCCATAGTAGGAAGTCCTGTAATGAAAGATGAATAGGCAGTCATGAATGAATTTTGAAATGAAATGCAATACGTCATTTCTTCACCTTTTGGTGTTGTATAAAAAGAGCGCAATATGCCTGATTCGATATATGCAACAACATTGCAAATATTACCATCCCGGATGAAATACTCCCCTCTTTCGAGATCACAGGTTTCAACCATGGTGATAAACGTCTCTATTTCATCTTCAGTAAGAAGATTAAATGATTGTAAAAAATCTTTCATTGAACAGATCTATTCTGCCTGAAAAGTAATTAAGGATATTTAAATATCAAATTTAAAGTTTTTTATTTTCAAAAGAGAAAATAAGTATTTCAACTTCCTCATTCTCGGCCATAAGCAATAATTTCGCTATAAATCCATAGCATCATTAACTATCTGACAAAATAAATTTGACAGTGTAAAAAAAAAACAAAACAGCATAATTAAAATTACAATTCTTAATATCTGATTTTTTCATTAATTTCATGAAAATTATAAAACAAAATGGTATTTAGCAGTACTCTATTTCTCTTTTATTTCCTTCCCTGTTTTTTATTAGTTTATACATTATCTCCTCGAATTTACAGGAACTATATTATTGTATTAGCAAGTTTATTCTTCTATGCCTGGGGGGCACCAAAGTTTATATTCATGATTTTAGCTTCCATCCTAGCTGACTTTTTTATAGTTAGAAAGATGGCAACTGTAGAAGGAGACTTCAGGAAATACCTGCTTGGTAATTCTCTCATTTTAAATGTGGGGCTTTTGGCATATTTCAAATACTCCAATTTCTTTGTTGAAAACTTCAATTGGGCTTTATTTAAACTTGGATTTACTCCAATGGATTGGACTGCTGTGATTTTACCCATAGGAATTTCATTTTTCACCTTTCAAAAAATCACTTATTCCATAGATATATATAGAAAGCTTAATAATCCACTTGAAAAAATTTCAGACTACATTTTATATATACTCTTATTTCCTCACCTTATTGCCGGGCCAATTGTAAGATATCATGAGATAGCAGACCAGATTCGCAACAGAGACAGTGAAGATAATGCAAACAACAGGTTATATGGTTTTTTCAGATTTACAATAGGTCTTGCTAAAAAGGTTTTAATTGCTAATATACTTGCTGAACAGGCGGATAAGATCTTTGCTATGGATGTTAATACAATAAGTTCATCTACAGCATGGATAGGAGCTTTAGCCTATACATTTCAAATTTATTTCGACTTCTCCGGATATTCAGATATGGCAATAGGATTAGCCAAAATGATGGGCTTTACATTTCCTGAAAATTTTAATTTGCCATATATTTCAAAGAGCATAACAGAATTCTGGAGAAGGTGGCACATCACTCTGGGTCAATGGATGAGGGATTATCTTTATATACCGCTTGGAGGCAACAGAGTGACTCCAAACAGAATCTTAATAAACTTGCTTATTGTATTTTTAATTTCAGGTTTATGGCATGGTGCAGCCTGGACTTTTATTTTATGGGGAGCATACCATGGGTTTTTCCTTATTTTAGACAAACTGTTTTTATTAAAATTTTATAAAAAGATAGGAGTTGGGTTTGGTCTTCCCATTACATTTGTCCTAACAGTATTTGGCTGGGTATTATTCAGAGCAAGTGATTTGAAACAAGCTATAATATTCATAAAAAGAATGATTTTATTTAGCAATAATGGGTTGGCACCTATCGAGCTTCACAAAGGCTTTTGGATTACTTTCTATATTGCAATATTCTTTTCATTTATCGCTTTAATACCAAAAGCAGAAAAGATGATCGAAAATTTCTTCTCTCCTTCTGAAGACCTTAAAGAGTTCTCTTATTTAAAATATATAACAACAGCAGTCCTTTTAGTAATCAGCGCAAGTATATTAATTTCCACAGGCTTTAATCCTTTCATTTACTTCAGATTTTAAAATGAAAACAGAAAAAATAAGAGAAATCTTAGTAAGTCTATTTATTATATTTCTTACTCTTCCTATACTGCAACATGCTTTTAAAATTTTTCCTTTACAATCACTTAAAGGAGCATTTAATGAAAGATATTTACCAGAGTTCAAAAAGCAAGACTGGTTTACGTCTACATATCAATCCAATTTTGAAGGATATGTCAATGATAGAATAGGTTTCAAACCCTGGTTTGTAAAAATCAAAAATCAAATTGAATATTCTGTTTTTGATAAAGTAAATGCTTCAAATGTTATTGTAGGCAAGAATGAAGTTCTTTTTCAGGATTTTTACATATCAGCATTATTAGGAAACGATTTCCTCGGTGAAGAAACGATTAAATCAAAAGTTTCAAAACTAAAATTTGTGCAGGATGAATTATCCAAAAATAATGTCCAGTTCCTATTTGTTATTGCTCCCGGGAAAGCCTCTTTTTTTCCGGAATATTTACCTGATCAAATTGATTTGAGCAAAAAAGGTCTATCAAATTATGATATTGTCGTAAGAGAATTTAATAATTTTGGAATAAATTATATAGATCTTAAACAGCTTTTCCTTGCGAAGAAAAGCACTTCTCTCTATCCCCTTTTTCCTAAATGCGGAATTCACTGGAGCGGCTATGGAACCACTCTGGCGGCAGACACCATGTTTAAGACCATTGAGAAGTTGTGTCATAAAGATCTTATAAATTTTCACAGTCTGCCTGGAGAAAAAACCAATACAAACTTAAAGTACACTGATAGTGATATTGGAGATGCAATGAACCTTCTTATACCTATAGAATCAGATTCACTTTATTATCCAAGTGTTAAATTTGAAAAAAATGACAGCACACAAAAGATAAATGGTCTTTTTATAGGCGACAGCTTTACCCAAAGCTTTTACGGATTTTATCCTTATTTTCAGGAATTGCTACTTCCGGACTCTAGATATTGGAGCTATAATAAATACATATATTGGCCTGAAGGTCTTGGAATAGGCGCAGATGTAGGGACATTTCATCTCTACAATGAAATAAAAAATAGAGACATTGTAGTTATTGTTTCCACGGAGCAAAACCTATCAAACTTCTCATTTGATTTTGGGGATAGGGCCTTTGATTTATTGAACAATCCAGAATTAATGAAATTAGGACCGATGGAATACCAAATATTAAAAGTAGAGAATGAAATCCGAAATTCTCCAGAACTATTCGCTGCCGTCACTCAAAAGGCACTTGAAAGAAATCTTCCTCTTGATACAATGATTAGATATGATGCAATATGGATCATAAATGATACCAATGGTAAAGGCCATTAAAAAAGGAGGCTTAAGCCTCCTTTTTTTTGATGATCATATAATAATTGGGGCCAGGTATATTTATATAGCCAAATTGACTAAAGTTGAGAATCCGTATTAAGTCTTCAACCAGCTCCCAATAAAGGTATTGCGCCCTGATTTTCCTTTTAACATTCCAAATAGAATGGCCGCATATTCATTTCGAATTCTGAGATGATAATAATTCATAGTTTTCAACATCACCATCTTATCGTTTATCATCAGCCTTTATTCATAATCACTGGACTTTCCATGGAGGATTAATTCTGTTTTCACCTGCATAAAAAAGTATCAATTGATTATTATCAGGATCTTTTAATCTTGCTTCCCTCCACAACCACGACTTATCATTGGGCATCTCAGTGAATTGAATTCCCTTTTCACATAAAGTGTTTGTCACTTCATCAAGGTTTTCGCATTCAAAATATATCCATACTCCATCACCGGAAGGCAGTTCATCCACTCTATGTAGAGAGAAGGTTGAACTTCCATCAGGGCATACGAACCTTGCATAATCAGGTAAAGCATTTACGATTAACCTTAAACCAATATTTTTATAAAATGCTATTGACACTGTGAGGTCTAATGATGGAACTGTTATTTGATTTAAATTCATAATAGATGCAATATAAAATTTCAAGTTAAAGTTTGTATGGCACTTTGAATATTAAAACTGATAAAAGGATGTCTGTTTGTTTTGAAACTTATTCTGCAAGATAATTCACCTTTATAAACATAACGAACATTAGTAATATTCTGAGAATAAAAATTCTTACCTTCTTTGACTGATAGCCTAAACCAGCAAGAAATCCTTTTGAAAGTGCCCCCTAGAAGTAACTTTATGTTTACAGATTAAGGACAATGTATGACCATCATCATTTGACACAATAAAATAAAAATTCCTCTTTATATAGAAGCATTAAAAATGCTAATTCATTAATTAAATCCATTTATATAACTTTA includes:
- a CDS encoding DUF2339 domain-containing protein yields the protein MELLIFIGLLIIIILLIRQNSLVDSKLNELSKKIDGLKNEIKKLSVTEPRPSKSAEKKDESILSQILNLDNPKQEPVKITEPKIESQAKEQEPVKKQVPVLSPAKAVSSAKPKEKKPTFFERNPDIEKFIGENLINKIGIAILVLGIGFFVKYAIDQNWIHEIGRVFIGILCGGILLGLAHKMRKTFAAFSSVLIGGGMSIFYFTISIAFHEYNLFSQTAAFLIMVVITGFSVLFSITYNRKELAVLAIIGGFASPFMVSTGEGNYIILFTYIITLNTGMLVLAYFKGWKILNIISYLFTIVLYGGWLITKVKGIPDAPYTGAMVFATLFYLIFFLMNIINNIKENKKFAAIDISILLSNTFLYYTAGMIILANIKGGMFQGLFTAVIAIFNFIFAFTLYKTKKADTNLIYLLIGLVLTFLSLAAPVQLEGNYITLFWSAEAVLLLWLSQKSGITLIKVGSLAVTVLMLVSLIMDWISIYDRNFSETIILNKGFITSIIALTSLILTRLLLKKETATSIIFLPVKYYDKALGTIFLTLLYFAGFLELHYQLLNHISIGSLRAIITGSYNFMFVLSLLLLDQKDTSRVSMIRTLVLGLLSSIFYMTYYHQEIIKLREAYLIAQSTTFLSFTYQYIDTLLFTGILVLMYRKVKSVFGFKVITGKLFLWYLSFVALFILSSELDHVVLFIFYKEMQGASYIISQNHKIGYPILWGLSSLVFMVLGMKKKRKELRIISLTTFFITLLKLFIFDLRGISEGGKIASFICLGVLLLVISFMYQKLKKLIIDDETTIAS
- a CDS encoding MBOAT family O-acyltransferase, whose translation is MATVEGDFRKYLLGNSLILNVGLLAYFKYSNFFVENFNWALFKLGFTPMDWTAVILPIGISFFTFQKITYSIDIYRKLNNPLEKISDYILYILLFPHLIAGPIVRYHEIADQIRNRDSEDNANNRLYGFFRFTIGLAKKVLIANILAEQADKIFAMDVNTISSSTAWIGALAYTFQIYFDFSGYSDMAIGLAKMMGFTFPENFNLPYISKSITEFWRRWHITLGQWMRDYLYIPLGGNRVTPNRILINLLIVFLISGLWHGAAWTFILWGAYHGFFLILDKLFLLKFYKKIGVGFGLPITFVLTVFGWVLFRASDLKQAIIFIKRMILFSNNGLAPIELHKGFWITFYIAIFFSFIALIPKAEKMIENFFSPSEDLKEFSYLKYITTAVLLVISASILISTGFNPFIYFRF
- a CDS encoding Crp/Fnr family transcriptional regulator — encoded protein: MKDFLQSFNLLTEDEIETFITMVETCDLERGEYFIRDGNICNVVAYIESGILRSFYTTPKGEEMTYCISFQNSFMTAYSSFITGLPTMENVQAITPVRLLLLQKKDIDKISETSTNWLKFTKLMAEKEYLELEKRVFSYQRESAKERYENLLLTRPQYIEQIPLKYLASYLGITPRHLSRLRAEMI
- a CDS encoding NAD(P)H-dependent oxidoreductase, yielding MKNVVIINGHPFRESFNASLAYAYKSGVKEAGANVVEIFIGDLTFNPNLQYGYSKRMELEPDLQDAWKTIKQADHLVWIHPVWWGGMPSLMKGFIDRLFLPGMAFSPKENSIWWNKLLTGKTARIITTMDQPGWYYRLVYGRPSINQLKRCTLEFCGITPVEVTTIGIIKTSDNAKREKWLKKAYDLGLALS
- a CDS encoding VOC family protein; amino-acid sequence: MNLNQITVPSLDLTVSIAFYKNIGLRLIVNALPDYARFVCPDGSSTFSLHRVDELPSGDGVWIYFECENLDEVTNTLCEKGIQFTEMPNDKSWLWREARLKDPDNNQLILFYAGENRINPPWKVQ
- a CDS encoding alginate O-acetyltransferase AlgX-related protein, which encodes MKTEKIREILVSLFIIFLTLPILQHAFKIFPLQSLKGAFNERYLPEFKKQDWFTSTYQSNFEGYVNDRIGFKPWFVKIKNQIEYSVFDKVNASNVIVGKNEVLFQDFYISALLGNDFLGEETIKSKVSKLKFVQDELSKNNVQFLFVIAPGKASFFPEYLPDQIDLSKKGLSNYDIVVREFNNFGINYIDLKQLFLAKKSTSLYPLFPKCGIHWSGYGTTLAADTMFKTIEKLCHKDLINFHSLPGEKTNTNLKYTDSDIGDAMNLLIPIESDSLYYPSVKFEKNDSTQKINGLFIGDSFTQSFYGFYPYFQELLLPDSRYWSYNKYIYWPEGLGIGADVGTFHLYNEIKNRDIVVIVSTEQNLSNFSFDFGDRAFDLLNNPELMKLGPMEYQILKVENEIRNSPELFAAVTQKALERNLPLDTMIRYDAIWIINDTNGKGH
- a CDS encoding OmpA family protein, yielding MTRPINILILLFLIITRTSLAQTAGIVEEDHFDNNETGWRLPNGPTDQSDIRGGKLVWQHNDPAGGSINNYFNLLNTSANFSAEAKFGIRKPGSEYGLMIGTDQENALYFNVKNLQYRILEVKKGKPTLIKEFTTSLKIKVDNNILKIEKSGSTVRFLANDHVLTEINYPALTGKAVGFAAWGTSSFDVDDFFIKGTKLKINTAPNLSYSSPAENLGAGVNTAYGELTPVVTPDGNGLYFTRNYSPENKGGAGDYQDVYYSSFQNGKWGKAVNVGVPINNDGPNAVSSVSPDGNTVLLMNTYDSKGAAQGMGLSMSNKTKNGWSMPTRVNVRNYYNKSTFNEYFLSSDKKVLLMALQRDETYGSRDIYVSFLENDNTWSVPKNIGSVVNTPGTELSPFLAADGVTLYFSSTGHPGYGKNDIFVSRRLDNTWTNWSVPQNIGLPVNSKGMDAYYSIPASGEYAYFISEEKATGKSDIFRIKLPGPVKPNPLILIYGKVLNSKTKEPIETGITYRDLDDDKEAGIASSDPHNGDYKIALPYNQVYSFFAEHPGFYSVRDTISVPNISEYMEIERNIYLTPLEVGEDIPLKNVFFVRSEPKLLPISYPELNRLANLLIENPTIEIELSGHTDNMGDPDKNVTLSEQRVETVKNYLISKGISGDRISGKGYGGAKPIADNTKEETRKLNRRVEFKIVKF